A window of Aerococcus urinae contains these coding sequences:
- a CDS encoding CvfB family protein, which translates to MKELASVVSAKVSDYNAKNYYVQFAGKTFELNPSDKIKSLNIGQEILVFIYTNQKNQAKATLDFPDCRQNTYGWSEVTQVRHDLGVFLDIGLPDKDMVLSLDELPSETGLWPKKGDKLYVKLSVDRKGRQWANLADSVVVQSLTRKVKGNEKRWVNQVKKARVYQCKLNGSHLITEDYYLAFIHPSEWEVEPRLGEEVEARVIGIGQNGNLNLSLKPRAFEVINDDAEMIYQVLKRTPEGFLPYNDKSDPNAIRSAFNISKAQFKRALGHLMKTQRIEQNEDGITLKDK; encoded by the coding sequence ATGAAAGAACTAGCAAGTGTAGTCTCTGCTAAAGTGAGTGACTATAATGCAAAGAACTATTACGTCCAGTTCGCGGGGAAGACTTTTGAATTAAATCCCAGCGATAAGATAAAATCACTGAATATTGGACAAGAAATACTGGTGTTTATCTATACCAATCAAAAAAATCAAGCTAAAGCGACTCTAGATTTCCCAGATTGTCGACAAAATACCTATGGTTGGTCTGAGGTTACCCAAGTACGCCATGATCTAGGTGTCTTTTTAGATATTGGTCTTCCAGATAAGGATATGGTCTTGTCTTTGGATGAGTTGCCCAGCGAAACAGGGCTTTGGCCCAAAAAAGGCGATAAGCTTTATGTGAAATTATCCGTGGATCGTAAGGGCCGGCAGTGGGCTAATCTAGCCGATTCTGTGGTCGTCCAGTCTTTAACCAGGAAAGTTAAGGGGAATGAAAAACGCTGGGTCAATCAAGTTAAGAAAGCCCGGGTCTATCAGTGTAAATTGAATGGGAGCCACTTAATCACAGAGGATTACTACTTGGCTTTTATTCACCCTAGTGAATGGGAAGTAGAGCCCCGTCTCGGAGAAGAGGTAGAAGCTCGGGTTATTGGTATCGGACAAAATGGGAATCTGAACTTATCCTTAAAGCCACGTGCTTTTGAAGTGATCAATGATGACGCGGAAATGATTTATCAAGTTTTAAAACGTACTCCTGAGGGCTTTTTGCCTTATAACGATAAGAGTGACCCCAATGCGATTCGATCAGCCTTTAATATTTCCAAGGCTCAATTTAAACGTGCCTTGGGCCACCTGATGAAAACTCAGCGAATTGAACAAAATGAAGATGGGATAACTTTAAAGGATAAGTGA
- the pfkA gene encoding 6-phosphofructokinase — translation MAKKIAVLTSGGDAPGMNAAIRAIVRKIIFDGNEAYGVRYGFRGLADGDIFQMTAADVSTLSSRGGTILFTARYPEFAEEEGQLKALEQLKRHEIDGLVVIGGDGSYQGALALSRRGFPTVGIPGTIDNDIPGTDFTIGFDTACNTALEALDKLRDTAKSHMRTFVVEVMGRHAGDIALWSGIGCGADQVIIPEINFDIQEVVDQINQGREKGKKHTLIVLAEGVMPGYKFADLLDEYGNYHIRTTVLGHVQRGGSPSAKDRMLATSLGHAAVEALAKGQSGVCMGIVDNKIVYTDIENALEKKDDRQKRNTLNKYLYDLNQETSVWS, via the coding sequence ATGGCAAAAAAAATTGCGGTCTTAACAAGCGGTGGCGATGCTCCCGGCATGAATGCTGCGATCCGCGCAATCGTACGTAAGATCATTTTTGATGGTAACGAAGCTTATGGGGTACGTTATGGATTCCGTGGCTTAGCAGATGGAGATATTTTCCAAATGACTGCTGCTGATGTTTCCACCCTATCTTCGCGTGGCGGAACGATTCTGTTTACAGCCCGCTACCCTGAATTTGCAGAGGAAGAAGGCCAACTCAAAGCCTTAGAACAATTAAAACGTCATGAAATTGACGGCTTGGTTGTCATTGGCGGAGACGGGTCCTACCAAGGGGCTTTAGCCTTGTCACGACGTGGCTTTCCAACGGTTGGTATTCCTGGAACAATCGATAATGATATTCCTGGTACTGACTTTACCATCGGTTTTGATACGGCATGCAACACTGCCCTAGAAGCTTTGGATAAGTTAAGAGATACCGCCAAAAGCCACATGCGGACTTTTGTGGTTGAAGTAATGGGGCGGCATGCTGGAGATATCGCCTTATGGTCTGGCATTGGATGTGGTGCTGACCAAGTGATTATTCCAGAAATTAATTTTGATATCCAAGAGGTCGTTGACCAAATTAATCAAGGACGTGAAAAGGGTAAGAAGCATACCCTCATTGTTTTAGCTGAAGGCGTTATGCCAGGCTATAAATTTGCTGATTTATTGGATGAATATGGAAATTACCACATTCGGACTACCGTATTAGGACACGTTCAGCGTGGAGGATCACCAAGCGCTAAAGACCGTATGTTAGCAACTTCTTTAGGACATGCAGCGGTTGAAGCTTTAGCTAAGGGTCAATCTGGAGTATGTATGGGAATTGTAGATAATAAAATTGTCTATACCGACATTGAAAATGCCCTAGAGAAAAAAGACGACCGTCAAAAACGTAATACGCTCAATAAATATCTCTATGATCTTAACCAAGAAACCTCAGTTTGGTCTTAA
- the pyk gene encoding pyruvate kinase, producing MPFDMKLLKKTKVVCTIGPASEDPETLVELAKAGMDVARMNFSHGDHDEHLARIKAIRQVEREAGKRIAVMLDTKGPEIRTHNMKDHAPVFLEKGKTVKISMTEVEGTQDMISVTYPQLINDVHVDSHILIDDGLVDLRVTDIDFDKGIVTTVVENSGLIKDKKGVNIPGVSVSLPGITEKDEADIRFGLENGIDIIAASFVRKPEDVLEIREILEETGNETVQIIPKIETQEGVDNIDGILQVSDGLMVARGDLGVEIPTEMVPVVQKELIRKCNAAGKPVITATQMLDSMQRNPRPTRAEASDVANAILDGTDAIMLSGETAAGDYPLEAVKTMTRIAMTTERESELRGQAQQALKEYQNSDVSEAIAQSVAHTARNLNIQTIVAATNSGHTARLISKYRPNAMILALTFSESRAHKLLLSRGVVPMVIEKPASTDEMTLLATQIAKEEDYAKDGDLILITAGVPVGETGTTNLMKIQMIGERLIEAQGLGNQSVIGHVVKAQSPEEAIEKANHDNILVVSTTDERYNEAIKKAGAVIVENATLTSHAAVMSVNTGTPVIVNAKDAMNILEEGQLITLDARRGMVYDGATTTI from the coding sequence ATGCCATTTGATATGAAATTATTAAAGAAAACCAAAGTTGTATGTACGATTGGACCTGCTTCAGAAGATCCAGAAACCCTAGTCGAACTGGCTAAAGCAGGTATGGACGTTGCCCGGATGAACTTTTCTCACGGTGACCACGATGAACACTTAGCCCGCATCAAAGCCATTCGCCAAGTGGAACGTGAAGCTGGAAAACGGATTGCGGTTATGCTAGATACCAAGGGTCCTGAAATTCGTACCCATAACATGAAGGACCATGCTCCGGTTTTCTTAGAAAAGGGTAAAACCGTTAAGATTTCCATGACTGAAGTTGAAGGAACCCAAGACATGATTTCAGTCACTTATCCTCAATTAATTAATGATGTTCATGTTGATTCTCATATTCTCATTGATGATGGTTTAGTTGATTTACGTGTTACTGACATTGACTTTGATAAGGGAATTGTTACCACTGTTGTGGAAAATAGTGGTTTAATCAAAGACAAGAAGGGGGTTAATATCCCTGGCGTTTCCGTATCCCTACCTGGTATCACTGAAAAAGATGAAGCCGACATTCGTTTTGGTCTAGAAAATGGAATTGACATTATCGCTGCTTCCTTTGTTCGTAAGCCAGAAGATGTTTTAGAGATTCGCGAAATTTTAGAAGAAACCGGGAACGAAACCGTTCAAATTATCCCTAAAATTGAAACCCAAGAAGGGGTAGATAATATTGACGGGATTTTGCAAGTTTCTGATGGTTTAATGGTTGCTCGTGGTGACCTAGGGGTAGAAATTCCAACTGAAATGGTGCCAGTTGTTCAAAAAGAATTAATCCGTAAGTGTAATGCGGCTGGTAAACCAGTTATTACTGCTACCCAAATGTTAGATTCTATGCAACGCAACCCACGTCCAACCCGGGCTGAAGCTTCTGACGTTGCTAATGCGATTCTAGACGGTACTGATGCGATTATGTTATCCGGTGAAACAGCTGCTGGTGACTACCCACTTGAAGCCGTTAAGACCATGACCCGTATCGCTATGACTACTGAACGTGAAAGCGAATTACGTGGTCAAGCCCAACAAGCCCTTAAAGAATATCAAAACAGTGATGTTTCTGAAGCAATTGCCCAATCTGTTGCCCATACAGCGCGTAATTTGAATATTCAAACCATCGTTGCTGCAACAAATTCAGGTCATACTGCTCGTTTAATTTCTAAGTACCGTCCTAATGCCATGATCTTAGCGCTTACCTTCTCTGAAAGTCGTGCCCATAAGTTATTACTTAGCCGTGGTGTGGTTCCAATGGTCATTGAAAAACCAGCATCTACCGATGAAATGACCTTACTTGCCACCCAAATTGCTAAAGAAGAAGACTACGCTAAAGATGGCGATCTTATCCTCATTACCGCTGGTGTGCCGGTTGGGGAAACAGGCACCACCAACTTAATGAAGATCCAAATGATCGGTGAACGTTTAATTGAAGCGCAAGGGTTAGGAAATCAATCAGTCATTGGACACGTGGTTAAAGCCCAAAGCCCAGAAGAAGCCATTGAAAAAGCTAACCATGATAACATCTTAGTGGTTTCCACAACTGATGAACGCTATAATGAAGCCATTAAGAAGGCAGGAGCTGTTATTGTAGAAAATGCAACCCTAACCAGTCATGCTGCCGTAATGAGTGTCAACACTGGAACACCGGTTATCGTTAATGCTAAAGATGCGATGAACATTCTTGAAGAAGGCCAATTAATTACCTTGGATGCACGTCGCGGTATGGTTTATGATGGTGCTACAACCACTATCTAA
- the xerD gene encoding site-specific tyrosine recombinase XerD produces the protein MTINDLIEDFLIALRVEQGLSENTIKTYHNVLKQFQMILSEAGIEDIQAVKRQDIIQQLEKLNQKGRAVSTMSQYLSTLRHFFKYLILDSVIEENPVENISLPKKKQQLPQVLSVEEVDRLLDIPDVNSTLGLRDRSLLELLYASGLRVSELVHLKISDFHEDLGFLQTIGKGNKERIIPLGEVAKDWLQTYLKESRLKLLGENDQSQGMIYLNHHGRPLSRQGVWKKLKQYIQAAGITKEVSPHTLRHSFATHLLENGADLRVVQELLGHADISTTQIYTHIHSQHMREIYKKTFPRA, from the coding sequence TTGACTATCAATGATTTGATTGAGGATTTTTTAATTGCTTTACGGGTAGAACAAGGCCTTTCGGAAAATACCATTAAAACTTACCACAATGTCTTGAAACAATTTCAAATGATTTTGTCTGAAGCGGGGATTGAGGATATTCAAGCCGTCAAACGCCAGGATATTATCCAACAGCTAGAAAAGTTAAACCAAAAGGGTCGGGCAGTCTCAACCATGAGTCAATATTTATCGACCCTACGTCACTTCTTTAAATATTTGATTTTAGACTCAGTGATTGAAGAGAACCCGGTGGAAAATATTTCCTTGCCTAAGAAGAAACAGCAGCTCCCTCAAGTGCTAAGTGTTGAAGAAGTTGATCGTTTGTTAGACATACCGGACGTCAATTCGACTCTTGGCTTGCGAGATCGTAGTTTATTAGAGTTACTTTACGCGAGTGGGCTGCGGGTAAGCGAATTGGTCCATTTAAAAATCAGTGATTTTCACGAAGATCTCGGCTTTCTCCAAACGATTGGTAAGGGCAACAAGGAGCGCATCATTCCTCTTGGAGAAGTGGCCAAAGATTGGCTACAGACTTATCTCAAAGAGAGCCGCCTCAAACTCTTGGGAGAAAATGACCAATCTCAAGGGATGATTTATTTGAACCATCACGGACGTCCCCTTAGTCGGCAAGGGGTTTGGAAGAAGCTCAAGCAATATATCCAAGCGGCTGGGATAACAAAAGAAGTCAGCCCCCATACCTTGCGGCACTCATTTGCAACCCACTTATTGGAAAATGGGGCAGACTTAAGAGTGGTTCAAGAACTTCTGGGTCATGCTGACATTTCTACCACGCAAATTTATACCCACATCCATTCGCAACATATGCGCGAAATTTATAAAAAAACTTTCCCAAGAGCATAG